From one Babesia bovis T2Bo chromosome 3, whole genome shotgun sequence genomic stretch:
- a CDS encoding putative splicing factor 3B subunit 10 (SF3b10) produces the protein MSGYDRFNIHAQLEHLQSKYQGTGHVNNTKWEWALNIQRDTLASHAGHYTRLAYFAICENESISRIRHRCLQNMVKPMTHVKNQDKL, from the exons ATGTCGGGATACGATCGTTTCAATATACACGCTCAGCTTGAGCACTTGCAGAGCAAGTACCAGGGTACAGGTCACGTGAACAACACCAAGTG GGAGTGGGCTCTTAACATCCAGCGCGACACCCTAGCATCGCACGCGGGTCATTACACGCGCCTTGCTTATTTTGCAATATGTGAAAACGAATCGATATCCCGAATTCGTCATCGGTGCCTCCAG AATATGGTTAAACCAATGACCCATGTGAAGAACCAGGACAAGCTATGA